One part of the Lapillicoccus jejuensis genome encodes these proteins:
- a CDS encoding acyl-CoA synthetase: MDGALHLLTGLEAGGPTRVRVGADGTTYGDLRGAAAAVAPTLTGLTRVAVHAEPTLSTVVAVVGALRAGVAVVPVPPDSGVRERAHLLTDSGAQAWLGPAPDDDGGLPVVPVDLAARADTEPAVVDPSATALLLYTSGTTGLPKGVVLSRAAVVAGLDALADAWAWTADDVLAHGLPLFHVHGLVLGVLGVLRRGSGLHHVGRPRPEAYATAARDGATLFFGVPTVWSRIAESPDDARALRSARLLVSGSAALPVPVFERVAELTGHHVVERYGMSETLITVATRADAQPRAGWVGVPVAGVETRLRTEDGDDVPHDGDSVGRLEVRGATLFDGYLGNPDATARSWTDDGWFRTGDVAVVDEHGWHRIVGRESTDLIKSGGYRIGAGEVETVLLGHDAVRECAVVGEADDDLGQRIVAYVVPAGPVDDQESTAAELTAHVGEQLSAHKRPRAVRFVDSLPRNAMGKVQKTLLPGG; encoded by the coding sequence GTGGACGGCGCGCTGCACCTGCTGACCGGTCTGGAGGCCGGCGGGCCGACGCGCGTGCGCGTCGGCGCCGACGGGACGACGTACGGCGACCTGCGCGGGGCGGCCGCCGCAGTGGCGCCGACGCTCACCGGCCTGACCCGGGTGGCCGTGCACGCCGAGCCGACGCTGTCGACGGTCGTCGCCGTCGTCGGGGCGCTGCGGGCGGGCGTCGCCGTCGTGCCGGTCCCGCCCGACTCGGGGGTGCGCGAGCGCGCCCACCTGCTCACCGACTCCGGCGCCCAGGCCTGGCTGGGTCCGGCGCCGGACGACGACGGCGGTCTGCCGGTCGTCCCCGTCGACCTCGCCGCCCGCGCCGACACCGAGCCGGCGGTGGTCGACCCGTCCGCGACGGCGCTGCTGCTCTACACGTCCGGGACGACGGGCCTGCCCAAGGGTGTCGTCCTCTCGCGGGCCGCGGTCGTCGCCGGCCTCGACGCCCTCGCCGACGCGTGGGCCTGGACCGCCGACGACGTCCTCGCCCACGGGCTGCCGCTCTTCCACGTGCACGGGCTCGTCCTCGGGGTGCTCGGGGTGCTGCGCCGGGGCAGCGGGCTGCACCACGTCGGCCGGCCCCGGCCGGAGGCCTACGCGACCGCCGCCCGCGACGGCGCGACGCTGTTCTTCGGGGTGCCGACGGTGTGGTCGCGGATCGCCGAGTCGCCCGACGACGCGCGGGCGCTGCGCTCGGCGCGGCTGCTCGTCTCCGGCAGCGCGGCCCTGCCGGTGCCGGTCTTCGAGCGGGTCGCCGAGCTGACCGGGCACCACGTCGTCGAGCGCTACGGCATGAGCGAGACCCTCATCACCGTCGCCACGCGCGCGGACGCGCAGCCGCGCGCCGGGTGGGTGGGCGTGCCCGTCGCCGGGGTCGAGACGCGGCTGCGCACCGAGGACGGTGACGACGTGCCGCACGACGGCGACTCGGTCGGCCGGCTCGAGGTGCGCGGCGCCACCCTGTTCGACGGCTACCTCGGCAACCCGGACGCCACGGCGCGGTCGTGGACCGACGACGGCTGGTTCCGCACGGGGGACGTCGCCGTCGTCGACGAGCACGGGTGGCACCGCATCGTCGGACGCGAGTCGACCGACCTCATCAAGTCCGGGGGCTACCGCATCGGGGCGGGCGAGGTCGAGACCGTCCTGCTCGGGCACGACGCGGTGCGCGAGTGCGCCGTCGTGGGCGAGGCCGACGACGACCTCGGCCAACGGATCGTCGCCTACGTCGTGCCGGCCGGCCCGGTCGATGACCAGGAATCCACTGCGGCGGAGCTGACCGCCCACGTGGGTGAGCAGCTGTCGGCCCACAAGCGACCGCGTGCGGTCCGCTTCGTCGACTCGCTTCCCCGGAATGCGATGGGCAAGGTGCAGAAGACGCTGCTCCCCGGCGGCTGA
- a CDS encoding DMT family transporter: protein MTAAAPTDTGRRTRLLATVLLVALTAVWGSTFFLIRDLVRTVPPLDFLALRFTIAAVLMVVVFWRPLRALGRREWAAGAALGLLYGVAQVLQTIGLAHTDASVSGFITGLYVVLTPVLSALLLRERVGAPTWVAVLLSTGGLAVLSLRGVSVGTGEALTLACAVVYALHIIGLGRWSTPRHATGMSAVQMIVIAAVSLVGAVPGGITWPQGGGQWASVLYMATAAGVLALWAQTWAQARLTATRAAIVMTLEPVFAALFAVLFGGEDLTARLLLGGVLVVAAMYVVELGGRWTPRRGREPVAVEALHHEAG from the coding sequence GTGACCGCCGCCGCCCCGACCGACACCGGGCGTCGTACCCGCCTGCTTGCCACCGTCCTGCTCGTCGCCCTCACGGCCGTGTGGGGCTCGACGTTCTTCCTCATCCGCGACCTCGTCAGGACCGTGCCGCCGCTGGACTTCCTCGCGCTGCGGTTCACCATCGCCGCGGTCCTCATGGTCGTCGTCTTCTGGCGGCCGCTGCGCGCGCTCGGACGGCGCGAGTGGGCGGCCGGAGCGGCGCTCGGGCTCCTGTACGGCGTCGCGCAGGTCCTGCAGACCATCGGCCTGGCCCACACCGACGCCTCGGTCTCGGGCTTCATCACCGGCCTGTACGTCGTCCTCACCCCCGTCCTGTCGGCGCTGCTGCTGCGCGAGCGGGTCGGGGCGCCGACCTGGGTGGCCGTGCTCCTGTCGACGGGCGGCCTGGCGGTGCTGTCGCTGCGCGGCGTGTCGGTGGGCACCGGGGAGGCCCTCACGCTGGCGTGCGCGGTCGTCTACGCGCTGCACATCATCGGTCTCGGCCGCTGGTCGACCCCGCGGCACGCCACCGGGATGTCGGCGGTGCAGATGATCGTCATCGCCGCGGTGAGCCTCGTCGGCGCCGTCCCCGGCGGGATCACCTGGCCGCAGGGGGGCGGGCAGTGGGCGTCGGTGCTCTACATGGCGACGGCGGCCGGGGTGCTCGCGCTGTGGGCGCAGACCTGGGCGCAGGCCCGGCTGACCGCGACCCGCGCGGCCATCGTCATGACCCTCGAGCCGGTCTTCGCCGCGCTCTTCGCGGTGCTCTTCGGCGGTGAGGACCTCACCGCACGGCTGCTGCTCGGCGGCGTCCTCGTCGTCGCCGCGATGTACGTCGTCGAGCTCGGCGGCCGGTGGACGCCGCGGCGCGGGCGCGAGCCGGTCGCCGTCGAGGCGCTGCACCACGAGGCGGGCTGA
- a CDS encoding threonine aldolase family protein, giving the protein MTATLRADLLSDTLTKPTDAMRRAMADAEVGDDVFGEDPTVNALEEEVAGLLGHEAGLFTPTGSMANQLGLRLHVAPGQELVCDSLAHVVRAELGAAAVFSAITSRTWVSQRGRLDAQQPLDLMVTGAGAYQVNTALVVVENTHNFGGGTVQSLDEVRRLRAATQEVGVRMHLDGARLWNAHVASGDALDDWGREFDTVSVCLSKGLGAPVGSVLVSSRERIAEARIWRKRYGGGMRQVGILAAAGRHALAHHVERLAEDHARAKRAAAVFAEAAPGCLDPDTVETNILVMDVGVAGWRAADLVAAALEQGVRIYAVGPSAVRLVWHLDVDDAGTDAAIDVVGSLLGEGPKGD; this is encoded by the coding sequence GTGACCGCCACCCTGCGCGCCGACCTGCTGTCCGACACCCTGACGAAGCCGACCGACGCGATGCGACGGGCGATGGCGGACGCCGAGGTCGGCGACGACGTCTTCGGCGAGGACCCGACCGTCAACGCGCTCGAGGAGGAGGTCGCCGGGCTGCTCGGCCACGAGGCCGGCCTCTTCACGCCGACCGGGTCGATGGCCAACCAGCTCGGGCTGCGGCTGCACGTCGCGCCGGGGCAGGAGCTGGTCTGCGACTCGCTGGCCCACGTCGTGCGCGCCGAGCTGGGGGCCGCGGCCGTCTTCTCCGCGATCACCTCGCGCACCTGGGTCTCGCAGCGCGGGCGGCTCGACGCGCAGCAGCCGCTCGACCTCATGGTGACGGGCGCCGGTGCGTACCAGGTCAACACGGCGCTGGTCGTCGTCGAGAACACCCACAACTTCGGGGGCGGCACCGTCCAGTCGCTCGACGAGGTGCGTCGGCTGCGCGCCGCGACGCAGGAGGTCGGCGTCCGGATGCACCTCGACGGGGCCCGGCTCTGGAACGCCCACGTCGCGTCCGGTGACGCCCTCGACGACTGGGGCCGGGAGTTCGACACCGTGTCGGTGTGCCTGAGCAAGGGGCTCGGCGCCCCGGTGGGGTCGGTGCTGGTCTCGTCGCGAGAGCGCATCGCCGAGGCCCGGATCTGGCGCAAGCGGTACGGCGGCGGGATGCGCCAGGTCGGCATCCTCGCCGCGGCGGGGCGGCACGCGCTCGCGCACCACGTCGAGCGGCTCGCGGAGGACCACGCCCGTGCGAAGCGCGCGGCCGCCGTCTTCGCCGAGGCCGCCCCGGGCTGCCTCGACCCGGACACCGTCGAGACCAACATCCTCGTCATGGACGTCGGCGTCGCCGGCTGGCGGGCCGCCGACCTCGTCGCCGCGGCGCTGGAGCAGGGCGTGCGGATCTACGCCGTCGGCCCGAGTGCGGTCCGGCTGGTCTGGCACCTCGACGTCGACGACGCCGGCACCGACGCGGCGATCGACGTCGTGGGGTCGCTGCTGGGCGAGGGACCGAAGGGCGACTGA
- a CDS encoding Rv2175c family DNA-binding protein, with protein MVPPSRPSAAPPPPDPSEVQEVVDLVGAWTTVPDVAERCGVPLSRVRQWVADRELLTLRFGERGVASIPARFVGDEGPRPELRGTFTLLADGGMNDLEVIRWLFTPDDALSVDGAPMDALEAGFKTEVRRRAQILAF; from the coding sequence GTGGTCCCTCCGTCCCGCCCGTCCGCCGCCCCGCCGCCGCCCGACCCGTCCGAGGTGCAAGAGGTCGTCGACCTCGTGGGCGCGTGGACGACCGTCCCCGACGTCGCCGAGCGCTGCGGCGTGCCGCTCTCGCGGGTGCGCCAGTGGGTGGCCGACCGCGAGCTGCTGACGCTGCGCTTCGGCGAGCGCGGCGTCGCCTCGATCCCCGCCCGGTTCGTCGGCGACGAGGGACCGCGACCCGAGCTGCGCGGCACCTTCACCCTGCTCGCGGACGGCGGGATGAACGACCTCGAGGTCATCCGCTGGCTGTTCACGCCCGACGACGCGCTGTCGGTGGACGGTGCGCCGATGGACGCGCTGGAGGCGGGGTTCAAGACGGAGGTCCGTCGCCGGGCCCAGATCCTCGCGTTCTGA
- a CDS encoding VOC family protein, with the protein MRLENVVLDAHDPSVLGAFWAGLLGAEPLFASPDLVEARMPLADGVFLDLCLVRVPDPWTGPRRLHLDLAGGARQAAVVARAEALGARRVDIGQRDAPWVVLADVEGNPFCVMEERPAYDAAAAPIAALPLDSADPVRDAAFWATASGWVVQPADGDGRVLRHPLGVGPLLELCPEPSPKAADGKNRVHLDVRPTDGDDRDEVLARLLDLGGRPAPGTADDLPWTVLQDPSGNEVCLLAHEVADQQ; encoded by the coding sequence ATGCGCCTGGAGAACGTCGTCCTCGACGCCCACGACCCGTCCGTGCTCGGCGCCTTCTGGGCCGGGTTGCTCGGTGCCGAGCCGCTGTTCGCGTCCCCCGACCTCGTCGAGGCGCGGATGCCCCTGGCGGACGGCGTGTTCCTCGACCTGTGCCTGGTCCGGGTGCCGGACCCGTGGACGGGTCCGCGCCGGCTGCACCTCGACCTCGCCGGCGGGGCGCGGCAGGCCGCCGTCGTCGCCCGGGCCGAGGCGCTGGGCGCCCGGCGGGTCGACATCGGGCAGCGCGACGCGCCGTGGGTGGTCCTCGCCGACGTCGAGGGCAACCCGTTCTGCGTCATGGAGGAGCGGCCGGCGTACGACGCCGCGGCCGCCCCGATCGCGGCCCTGCCCCTCGACAGCGCCGACCCGGTGCGGGACGCGGCCTTCTGGGCGACGGCCAGCGGGTGGGTGGTCCAGCCGGCCGACGGCGACGGGCGCGTGCTGCGCCACCCGCTCGGGGTCGGGCCGCTTCTCGAGCTGTGCCCCGAGCCGTCCCCGAAGGCGGCCGACGGCAAGAACCGGGTGCACCTCGACGTGCGTCCCACCGACGGCGACGACCGCGACGAGGTCCTGGCACGGCTGCTCGACCTCGGCGGTCGACCCGCCCCCGGCACCGCGGACGACCTGCCCTGGACCGTGCTGCAGGACCCGTCCGGCAACGAGGTGTGCCTGCTGGCCCACGAGGTCGCCGACCAGCAGTGA
- the pknB gene encoding Stk1 family PASTA domain-containing Ser/Thr kinase: protein MSTGTWPGVQPVVGRLLDGRYRVLEHLADGGMASVWLAVDERLDREVAVKLPRRDLVSDPTFASRFRREARSAARLGHPHVVSVHDQGEDDGDLFLVMEYVPGRTLRELVTAEGPLPARRALDLLDGLLQALDAAHATGLIHRDVKPENVLIRPDGLVKVADFGLARAVTAATTTNASGTLMGTVAYLSPEQVERGIADARSDVYAAGLVLFELLTGRKAFEGDSPISIAYQHVHGSVPAPSSLVPSVPAELDALVALGTARDPDQRPTGAGDYLVELRRVRRDLGTAELDVRPVRRALAAPTTAVPTARPTTDQGGATGPVGHPTTRLPRTGHDGDTDAMTPYGDPAHPGEHPGGRPARRRWPAVAALLALLVAAGGGAGWWFTLGPGGMTQVPRVATLDQGAATAALASADLGVTTEETFSETVAAGTVVASVPAVGAEVHKHSSVRLVVSRGTERYGAPGLVGTAASAAQGTLEAGHLRLGAVTQTWSETVAAGTIVSQDPPPGGQLKPGTPVAVVVSQGRQPIQVADWTGKPADDATSALTQAGIKVVTGTAVNSDTVAQGSVVSQTPGASTLHKGDTVTIVVSKGPVMVAVPQVVGKQRDEATQLLKAAGFQVAYQEILGGFFGTVRGSDPGAGTMVRKGSTVTLTIV from the coding sequence ATGTCGACGGGCACCTGGCCGGGCGTGCAGCCGGTCGTCGGGCGTCTGCTCGACGGCCGCTACCGCGTGCTCGAGCACCTCGCCGACGGCGGGATGGCCTCGGTCTGGCTCGCCGTCGACGAGCGCCTCGACCGCGAGGTCGCGGTCAAGCTGCCCCGTCGCGACCTCGTCTCCGACCCGACGTTCGCCAGCCGCTTCCGCCGCGAGGCCCGCTCCGCGGCGCGGCTCGGGCACCCGCACGTCGTGTCGGTCCACGACCAGGGCGAGGACGACGGCGACCTCTTCCTCGTCATGGAGTACGTCCCCGGCCGCACCCTGCGCGAGCTCGTCACCGCCGAGGGCCCGCTGCCGGCCCGCCGCGCGCTCGACCTGCTCGACGGGCTCCTGCAGGCCCTCGACGCGGCCCACGCCACCGGTCTGATCCACCGTGACGTCAAGCCCGAGAACGTCCTCATCCGCCCCGACGGGCTGGTCAAGGTCGCCGACTTCGGGCTGGCCCGCGCCGTCACGGCGGCCACGACGACGAACGCGTCGGGCACCCTCATGGGCACCGTCGCCTACCTGTCCCCCGAGCAGGTCGAGCGCGGCATCGCCGACGCCCGCTCCGACGTCTACGCCGCCGGCCTCGTCCTGTTCGAGCTGCTGACCGGGCGCAAGGCCTTCGAGGGCGACTCCCCCATCTCGATCGCCTACCAGCACGTGCACGGCTCGGTCCCCGCCCCGTCGAGCCTGGTCCCCTCGGTCCCCGCGGAGCTCGACGCGCTCGTCGCGCTCGGCACCGCCCGCGACCCCGACCAGCGCCCGACGGGCGCCGGTGACTACCTCGTCGAGCTGCGCCGGGTCCGTCGCGACCTCGGGACCGCCGAGCTCGACGTCCGCCCCGTCCGGCGCGCGCTCGCCGCCCCGACGACCGCGGTCCCGACCGCCCGCCCGACCACCGACCAGGGCGGCGCGACCGGGCCGGTCGGCCACCCGACGACCCGCCTGCCGCGCACCGGGCACGACGGCGACACCGACGCCATGACGCCGTACGGCGACCCGGCGCACCCCGGCGAGCACCCCGGCGGGCGCCCCGCCCGCCGTCGCTGGCCCGCGGTCGCCGCCCTGCTCGCCCTGCTCGTCGCCGCCGGCGGCGGCGCCGGGTGGTGGTTCACCCTCGGCCCCGGCGGGATGACCCAGGTCCCGCGGGTCGCGACGCTCGACCAGGGCGCGGCCACGGCGGCGCTGGCCTCCGCCGACCTCGGCGTGACGACGGAGGAGACGTTCAGCGAGACGGTCGCCGCGGGCACCGTCGTCGCGAGCGTCCCCGCGGTCGGTGCCGAGGTGCACAAGCACAGCAGCGTGCGGCTCGTCGTCTCCCGCGGCACCGAGCGGTACGGCGCCCCGGGACTGGTCGGCACCGCGGCCTCCGCGGCGCAGGGCACCCTCGAAGCCGGCCACCTGCGGCTCGGCGCGGTGACGCAGACCTGGAGCGAGACCGTCGCCGCCGGCACGATCGTCTCGCAGGACCCCCCGCCCGGCGGCCAGCTCAAGCCGGGCACGCCCGTCGCGGTCGTCGTCAGCCAGGGCCGCCAGCCGATCCAGGTCGCCGACTGGACCGGCAAGCCCGCCGACGACGCCACCTCCGCGCTCACGCAGGCCGGCATCAAGGTCGTCACCGGCACCGCGGTCAACTCCGACACCGTCGCGCAGGGCTCGGTCGTCAGCCAGACCCCCGGTGCCTCGACGCTGCACAAGGGCGACACGGTGACGATCGTCGTGTCCAAGGGCCCCGTCATGGTCGCGGTCCCCCAGGTCGTCGGCAAGCAGCGCGACGAGGCGACGCAGCTGCTCAAGGCGGCCGGCTTCCAGGTCGCCTACCAGGAGATCCTCGGCGGCTTCTTCGGCACCGTGCGCGGCTCCGACCCCGGCGCGGGGACGATGGTGCGCAAGGGGTCCACGGTGACCCTCACCATCGTCTGA
- a CDS encoding lycopene cyclase domain-containing protein, translating to MTYTTASLLGVVVALVVDLAVLRTRLVTTRRWWLSYVIVVVFQLLTNGWLTGRRIVTYDPAATIGDGQVVLLGHGRIAYAPVEDLGFGFALVLLTCVLWTWWGRRERDGDRDG from the coding sequence GTGACCTACACGACCGCGTCGCTGCTCGGGGTCGTCGTCGCGCTCGTCGTCGACCTCGCCGTCCTGCGCACGCGCCTGGTGACGACGCGCCGGTGGTGGCTGTCCTACGTCATCGTCGTCGTCTTCCAGCTGCTGACCAACGGCTGGCTGACCGGCCGGCGGATCGTCACCTACGACCCGGCCGCGACGATCGGCGACGGGCAGGTCGTCCTGCTCGGGCACGGCCGGATCGCCTACGCCCCCGTCGAGGACCTCGGCTTCGGCTTCGCGCTCGTGCTGCTGACCTGCGTGCTGTGGACCTGGTGGGGCCGGCGCGAGCGGGACGGCGACCGCGACGGCTGA
- a CDS encoding LysM peptidoglycan-binding domain-containing protein, with the protein MAPALPAQPPSAVAAVTSVASAVPSAVPTGWQQYTVRSGDTLWDIARRAHTTTSAVVTANRLPAGGRLLQPGQVVLVPTAAGPVVARPAAPAASPSPAPATTPATTTTYVVRPGDTLSTIATHLGVSQASLAKANGLRAPYLLVTGRTLTVVRAVSAAPVPGPTSLAGRTYPADTVAAADRSRGLLAAAPAPSRTQVRAIIEATARQYGVDPRLALAVGYLESGWNQRMVSPANAVGAMQVIPDAGQWASQLAGRPLNLLDAHDNAVAGVVILRALTRSADSLDQAVAGYYQGLASVRAHGMYDDTKAYVAHVTALMPRV; encoded by the coding sequence GTGGCCCCCGCCCTCCCCGCCCAGCCGCCCTCCGCCGTCGCGGCCGTCACCAGCGTCGCGAGCGCCGTCCCGTCCGCCGTCCCCACCGGCTGGCAGCAGTACACCGTCCGCTCGGGCGACACGCTCTGGGACATCGCCCGCCGCGCGCACACGACGACCAGCGCGGTCGTCACGGCCAACCGGCTGCCGGCCGGCGGTCGCCTGCTCCAGCCCGGCCAGGTCGTCCTCGTCCCCACCGCCGCCGGCCCGGTCGTGGCCCGCCCCGCCGCGCCCGCGGCGTCACCGAGCCCCGCGCCGGCGACCACGCCCGCCACCACGACGACGTACGTCGTCCGCCCGGGCGACACGCTCTCGACGATCGCGACCCACCTCGGTGTCAGCCAGGCGTCGCTGGCCAAGGCGAACGGCCTGCGGGCGCCGTACCTGCTCGTCACCGGGCGCACCCTCACCGTCGTGCGCGCGGTGTCCGCCGCGCCGGTCCCCGGGCCGACGAGCCTGGCCGGGCGCACCTACCCCGCCGACACCGTCGCGGCCGCCGACCGCTCGCGCGGCCTGCTGGCCGCCGCCCCGGCCCCCAGCCGCACGCAGGTGCGGGCGATCATCGAGGCCACGGCCCGCCAGTACGGCGTCGACCCGCGCCTGGCCCTCGCCGTCGGCTACCTCGAGTCGGGGTGGAACCAGCGGATGGTCTCCCCCGCCAACGCCGTCGGCGCGATGCAGGTCATCCCCGACGCCGGCCAGTGGGCCTCGCAGCTCGCGGGGCGCCCCCTGAACCTGCTCGACGCGCACGACAACGCGGTCGCCGGGGTCGTCATCCTGCGCGCGCTCACGCGCTCGGCCGACTCGCTCGACCAGGCCGTGGCCGGGTACTACCAGGGGCTGGCCTCGGTGCGCGCCCACGGGATGTACGACGACACGAAGGCCTACGTCGCGCACGTCACGGCCCTCATGCCCCGCGTCTGA
- a CDS encoding lycopene cyclase domain-containing protein: MRHLAYAAMLVAVLVCVLPLVRAYRLRLFTRPRRLALSILPVAVVFVAWDVVATHAGHWAFDAAQVLAPRVAGLPLEELGFFLVVPLAGLITYEAVGTVLRDGLVPRRWAPAVDRLLRRPTRGGRS; this comes from the coding sequence GTGCGCCATCTCGCCTACGCGGCGATGCTCGTCGCGGTCCTCGTCTGCGTCCTGCCCCTCGTCCGGGCGTACCGGCTGAGGCTCTTCACCCGTCCGCGGCGCCTCGCGCTGTCGATCCTGCCGGTGGCGGTCGTCTTCGTCGCCTGGGACGTCGTGGCGACCCACGCCGGGCACTGGGCCTTCGACGCCGCGCAGGTCCTCGCGCCGCGGGTCGCGGGGCTGCCGCTGGAGGAGCTCGGCTTCTTCCTCGTCGTCCCGCTCGCCGGTCTCATCACGTACGAGGCCGTCGGCACCGTCCTGCGCGACGGTCTCGTCCCGCGCCGCTGGGCGCCGGCGGTCGACCGGCTGCTGCGCCGCCCGACCCGCGGGGGCCGGTCGTGA
- a CDS encoding DUF4440 domain-containing protein translates to MSLTGTPLVTDPDPVDVTAVEHVVGVFFAAFTSGPDLDDRLDDLRSVLHPRAVVVRTCGQPVEVYDVESFLAPRRTLLASGRLRDFREWPTGGRVDVVGDLAQWFGTYEKAWVEGGVEYAGRGAKSVQLARLPEGWRITAAIWDDEREGVALP, encoded by the coding sequence GTGAGCCTTACCGGGACCCCGCTCGTCACCGATCCCGACCCGGTCGACGTCACCGCCGTCGAGCACGTCGTCGGCGTGTTCTTCGCCGCCTTCACCTCCGGGCCCGACCTCGACGACCGGCTCGACGACCTGCGCTCGGTGCTGCACCCGCGGGCCGTCGTCGTGCGCACCTGCGGGCAGCCGGTGGAGGTGTACGACGTCGAGTCGTTCCTCGCGCCGCGCCGGACCCTGCTCGCCTCGGGCCGGCTGCGCGACTTCCGCGAGTGGCCGACCGGCGGCCGGGTCGACGTCGTCGGCGACCTGGCTCAGTGGTTCGGCACCTACGAGAAGGCGTGGGTCGAGGGCGGTGTGGAGTACGCCGGCCGCGGCGCCAAGTCCGTGCAGCTCGCCCGGCTGCCCGAGGGCTGGCGGATCACCGCGGCCATCTGGGACGACGAGCGCGAGGGCGTGGCGCTGCCCTGA
- a CDS encoding DNA-formamidopyrimidine glycosylase family protein, with protein sequence MPELPEVESARSVIERAALRRRIADVDDTDTYECRPHQPGEIRDALVGRHLTSAHRRGKTMWCETSGEDGARGAGPRLGLHLGMSGRILVAPPSSGGEAHEGGDYVGSGPSRGRQRKEVWFRFTLWFEDGGSLRLLDPRRLGRARLEPDLDAVGPDAAQIGREEFREVVGTGKAPLKARLLDQGKIAGVGNLLADEVLWQAHLSPKRLCGSLDEDELDELRRQLRKGVRLAIRHGGVHTGEIIPFRHAGARCPRCGAEMRRATVGGRTTWWCAQEQE encoded by the coding sequence GTGCCCGAGCTGCCCGAGGTCGAGTCCGCGCGGTCCGTCATCGAGCGAGCGGCGTTGCGGCGCAGGATCGCCGACGTCGACGACACCGACACCTACGAGTGCCGGCCGCACCAGCCGGGGGAGATCCGGGACGCGCTCGTCGGCCGCCACCTGACGTCGGCGCACCGCCGCGGCAAGACGATGTGGTGCGAGACGTCGGGCGAGGACGGCGCCCGCGGCGCCGGCCCCCGGCTCGGCCTGCACCTCGGGATGAGCGGACGCATCCTCGTCGCCCCGCCGAGCTCCGGCGGCGAGGCGCACGAGGGCGGCGACTACGTCGGCTCCGGTCCCTCCCGCGGGAGGCAGCGCAAGGAGGTGTGGTTCCGCTTCACGCTGTGGTTCGAGGACGGCGGCTCGCTGCGGCTGCTCGACCCGCGCCGGCTCGGCCGGGCCCGGCTCGAGCCCGACCTCGACGCCGTCGGCCCCGACGCGGCGCAGATCGGCCGCGAGGAGTTCCGCGAGGTGGTCGGCACGGGGAAGGCGCCGCTCAAGGCGCGACTGCTCGACCAGGGCAAGATCGCCGGCGTCGGCAACCTGCTCGCCGACGAGGTGCTCTGGCAGGCGCACCTGTCCCCGAAGCGGCTGTGCGGCAGCCTCGACGAGGACGAGCTCGACGAGCTGCGGCGCCAGCTGCGCAAGGGCGTGCGCCTCGCCATCCGCCACGGCGGCGTCCACACCGGCGAGATCATCCCCTTCCGGCACGCCGGCGCCCGCTGCCCGCGGTGCGGCGCCGAGATGCGCCGGGCCACCGTCGGCGGCCGCACGACGTGGTGGTGCGCGCAGGAGCAGGAGTAG